TGTGGCGCGACAGCTCGACGACCTCGGCCTTGCCCCGGGCGTAGTCGGCGAGGGCGAGCACCGCGAAGTCGCCGCGCGCGCCGGCCAGCATCTCGGCCATGTCCTCCTCGACGTAGGGACTGAGGTTGTTGTCCCCGCCGAAGATCTCGATGACGACGTGGCTGACGTCGGGGGCGCTGACGGCGAACGGTTCTGCTCCGGTCATGGGGGACTCCGCCCGTGTGGTCGGTAAGCGACGAACCCGGACGGTAGGGAGCCGGCGTCACGTCTGCGTCACCACCGCGTCGCGTGCCGGGGGACCCCGACGTGGACCCGGGCGGCCGCCACGGGTGCTGGGCAGCGGCCTCGGCGGAGCGGTGCCCGAGCGCTCGTAGGATGGGTCGAGCGGCACAGGTGCGGGTCAGAGCGCCTCTGTGCAGCCAGGAGGGCTCGCCTAGAGGCCGATGGCGGCGGTCTTGAAAACCGCTATGGGGTCACACCCATCGTGGGTTCGAATCCCACGCCCTCCGCTCAGCAGCAGGCGGCGGCGCGGACCGCCGTCCTCGGGCACAGCACGTCGACGGTCGTCGCTGTCCTGTGCCGCGAAGCAGCACACCGAAGCAACGGCGGGGTCATCGGGCGGCAACACGGCGTCGCCAGGCTCGCGGGGACGTCAGGACGGACGACCCCGGGGGACACGCGTGACCCAGAGCGAGCTCGACAGCACGACGGCGGCACCACCGACGGCCACCGGCACTGGGTCCTCACCCGACGCCGCGACCCGCGAGACGCTCGAGGACTACACCCTCCGGTTCGCCCCGCGCAGCTACCGGCGCTGGTCGACCGGCGTCGTCGCGGTCTCGGCCCTGGGCGGCATCGCCTACCTCGCCGACTTCGCGATCGGCGCCAACATCGGCATCAGCTACGGGACGACGAACGCGCTGTGGGGCATCGCCGTCTTCGCCGTCGTCGTGATCCTGACCGGGTTCCCGCTGGCCTACTACGCCGCCCGGTACAACCTCGACCTCGACCTGATCACCCGGGGCAGCGGCTTCGGCTACTACGGCTCGGTGGTCACCAACGTCGTCTTCGCGACGTTCACCTTCATCTTCTTCGCCCTCGAGGGCTCGATCATGGCCCAGGGCCTCGAGCTCGGCCTCGGCGTCCCGCTGTGGCTGGGCTACGCGGTGAGCACGCTGGTGATCTTCCCGCTGGTCGTCTACGGCATGAAGGTCCTGTCCACGCTCCAGGTCTGGACGACGCCGCTGTGGCTGGTCCTCATGGTCGTCCCGTTCGCCTACCTGCTGGTCAGCCACCCCGAGTCGGTGTCGGCGTTCTTCGCCTACCGCGGCGAGGACGGCGCCGGCACGCCCGACGTCGGCTCGGTGCTGCTGGCCGCCGGCGTGTGCCTGTCGCTGATCGCGCAGATCGCCGAGCAGATCGACTACCTGCGGTTCATGCCGCCGAAGACGCCGGAGAACAGCCGCCGCTGGTGGACGGCGGTGCTGCTGGCGGGGCCGGGCTGGGTGCTCTTCGGCGCGGTCAAGCAGGTGATCGGCCTGTTCCTCGCCGTCTGGCTGATCGCCAACGCCACCGACGGCGTGGCCGTGGCCAACCAGCCGGTGCACCAGTTCCTCGAGATCTACCGCGACCTGATGCCGGGGTGGCTGGCGCTGGCCCTCGCCGTCGTCCTCGTGGTGATCAGCCAGGTGAAGATCAACGTCACCAACGCCTACTCCGGGTCGCTGGCCTGGACCAACAGCTTCACCCGCGTGACCGGCCGCTACCCCGGCCGGCTGGTGTTCCTCGGCGTCAACCTGGCCATCGCGCTCGTGCTGATGGAGGCCGACATGTTCGACTTCCTCAACACGATCCTCGGCTTCTACGCCAACTGCGGCATCGCCTGGATCGTCGTCGTGGCCACCGACATCGCCGTCAACAAGTACCTGCTCGGGCTCTCGCCGAAGCAGCCCGAGTTCCGCCGCGGGATGCTCTACGCGGTCAACCCGGTCGGCTTCGTCTCGATGCTCGTGGCGGCCGGCGTCTCGATCGTCTGCTTCTTCGGCGGGCTGGGCGAGTCCCTGCAGCCGTTCTCCCCGCTGGTCGCCATCGGCCTGGCGTTCGTGCTCCCGCCGCTGCTGGCCGTGGCCACCCGCGGCCGGTGGTACCTGCGCCGCGTCGACGACGGCATCGACCTGCCGCTGCTCGACGAGCACGGCAACCCCTCCGACGCCGTCCTGAGCTGCCACGTCTGCCGGCAGGACTACGAGCGGCCCGACATGACCGCCTGCGCCACCCACGGCGCGCACGTCTGCTCGCTGTGCCTGTCCACCGACCGCGTCGGCGACCACGTGCTGCCCGCGCAGACCTGACCGCGGTCGTCGTTCAGCGCAGGGAGCGGGCGGCGGCGGCCAGGGTGCGGGCGGTGAGCCGGCCGTCGGCCAGGCCCAGGGCGACGACGTCGTCGAACACCCGCTGGTCGGCGGCCGCGGCGCGGAAGGCGGCGTCCATGACGACCGGCCACCGGCTCACCCACGACGCCACCCCGGCCGAGCGCAGGTGCCCGCCCAGCCGCCGGCGCAGCGCCCGCCGGTGCGCCGCGCCCGCACCGGCACCGGCGGTCGCGGCCCGGCCGGCCAAGGCTCCCGACAGGACGGCGTAGAAGATGCCCTCGCCGGTCATCGGGTTGATCAGCGACGCGGCGTCGCCGGCGAGCAGCACCCGTCCGTCGGGCTGGCGCGGGCGGCCGGTCGACAGCGGCAGCCGGTGCGCCCGCAGGCCCTCGGGCTCCCCGCCGGCCCAGCTGTCGGGCAGCAGTCGGGTCAGCCCGTCGACCAGCGCTGCCCGGGTGGCGCCCCCGGACACCAGCTCGCCGTAGCCGACGTTGGCCCGCCCGTCGCCGAGCGGGAACGACCAGGCGTAGGCCGGCCAGCGCTGCTCGGTGGTCACCAGCACCTGGGTGCCGGCCTGGCCCGGCAGCTCGGGCGCGTAGCCGCGCAGCGCCACGGCCAACCGGTCGTCACGGTTGCGGGGCAGGCCCACCGCGCGGCGGACGACGGACTCCGCCCCGTCCGCGGCCACGAGCACCCCGGCCCGCAGCACCCCGTCGACGTCCACGCCGTCGGGTCCCGGGGTCACCGACCGGACGGCGTGCCGGCGGAGGACGGCGCCGCGGTCGAGCGCGGCGGCCAGCAGCCGGGCGTCGAACACCGCCCGCGGCACCACCGACGACGGCCGGTGCGTGGCCCGGTCGACGGTCGCCCCGCCGGGCGAGCGCAGCGACAGCCGCGGCGCGGGGGCGTAGCCGGCGACCAGCGCGGCGACGTCGACCCCGAGGCCGGCCAGCACGTCGAGGGCCTCCGGGGCGATCCCGTCGCCGCAGACCTTGTCGCGCGGGAAGTCCGCGCGGTCGAGCACGAGCACCGAGGCGCCCGTGTCCCGGGCCGACAGCGCGGCGGCCGACCCCGCCGGGCCGCCGCCGACGACCACGACGTCCCAGCGCTCCACGACGGCGACGCTACGGCTCCCTGCGGGGTCCCGCCGCGGGTCAGGGGCGGGGCGGCCTGCCGTCGGCCCACTTGCGCGGCGGGTGCTCGTAGCCGGCGACGAAGTCGAGCAGCCCGGCGGCGTCGGTCACCACGCCGAGCGCGTCGAGCCGGCGCCGCTCGAGGTAGCCGTCGTCGGCCATCCGCCGCAGCTGGGCCAGCAGCGGCTGCCAGAACCCGTCGACGTCGAGCAGCGCGACCGGCTTGGCGTGCAGCCCGAGCATCCCCCAGGTCCAGGCCTCGAACAGCTCCTCGAGGGTGCCGGCGGCGCCGGGCAGCGCGACGAAGGCGTCGGCGAGCTCGGCCATGCGCGCCTTGCGCTCGTGCATCGAGGCCACGACCTCCAGCCGCGGCAGCCCGGGGTGGGCCAGCTCGTCGTCGACCAGGTGCTGCGGGATCACCCCGACCACCTCGCCGCCGGCGGCCAGCGCGGCGTCGGCGACGGCGCCCATCAACCCGACGTGCCCGCCGCCGTAGACGAGCCCGACCCCGGCGCCGGCCAGCCCGGCGGCCAGCGCCGCGGCCGCCTCCTGGTGCGCGGCCGGTCCCGACCGGCTACCGGTGAAGACGGCGATCCGCACCGGGCGCTCAGGCGCCGTAGTAGCGGTAGACCGGCTCGGCGATGCAGGCGGGCTTCTCGCTGCCCTCGCGCTCGATGACGGCGCTGAAGGTCAGCTGCAGCCCGCCGGTGACCTGCTCGACGTCCTTGAGGGTCGCGGTCAGCCGCACCCGCGAGCCCACCGGCACCGGGGAGGGGAAGCGGACCTTGTTCAGGCCGTAGTTGACGCCCATCGCGGTGTCGGTGACCAAGATGACCTGGGCGAACAGCGGCACCAGGAGCGACAGCGTCAGGTAGCCGTGCGCGATCGGGCCGCCGAAGGGGCTCTCGGCCTTCGCGCGCTCGACGTCGACGTGGATCCACTGGTGGTCACCGGTGGCGTCGGCGAAGGTGTCCACCCGGTCCTGGGTCACCTCGAACCAGTCGCTGGTGCCCAGCTCCTGGCCCACCAGGCCGGAGACCTCGGCCATCGTCGTCGTGGTGGTCACGGACCCTCCCGTTCGTCGGCTGCTGCTCCCGCCGGATCCTGCCAGTGCGCTCCGGCGGCCCGTGGCGCGGCTGCGGTCTACTGGTCGGGTGGTGACCAGCGGGCTGACCCCAACCGACGGCTGGACGACCTGCGACCTCGGGCACCGGCACTGGGGCCGGGCCGGCGCCGCGGGCCTGCTGGTGCACCGCGACGGCGGCGAGGGCCCCGAGCTGCTGCTCCAGCACCGCGCGCTCTGGTCGCACCACGGCGGCACGTGGGGGACCCCCGGCGGCGCGCTGCACCTCGGGGAGTCACCCGAGCAGGGAGCGCTGAGGGAGGTCGAGGAGGAGCTGGGGCTGCCCGCCGCGGCCCTCGTGCTCGGCGCCCGCTCGGTGGACGACCACGGCGGCTGGGCCTACACCACCGTGCTGGCCCGCCCCGCCGGCCCGCTCGACCCGAGCCGGCTGCAGCTCGACGGGGAGAGCACCGGCGTGGCGTGGGTCCCGCTGACCACGCTGCACCAGGTGACCCTGCACCCCGGTCTGGCCGCCTCCATGGACCGGCTGCGCCCGCTGCTGTCCGAGGCCCCGGTCTAGCGCCGCGCCACCGTGACCGTGAGCGCGCGGTGGTCGCCGACGGCCAGCGCGTGCGCGGCGGCGCCGGACCCGGCGAGCCCGCCGTCGAGGGCGAGCACGTGGTCGAGCTGGGTGCGCGGCGAGCCCGCCGGGAAGCTCGGTGCGCTGACCAGCCGGGTCGCCCGGAGCAGCCGGGCCGGCACGCTGCCGGGCAGGTTGAGGTCGCCGGCCAGGACCACCGGACCGGGCAGGCACGCCGACCAGCGGCGCAGCCGGAGCAGCTGCCCGATCGCCGTGGGGGGTGAGAACGACAGGTGGGTGGCCACCACGGTGAGCCCGTCCAGGCACGCGGCGACGGCGATCCGCGGTTCGTCGGGGACCCACCACAGCCGTGGCCGGCCGGTCGCGGGGTCCGGGGCGCGCACCGGCAGCCGCGCCCGCCCGGTGCCCAGCCCGAGCGACGCCCACTGCCACACCGGCCGGCGGCTGACCAGGGCGATGCCGTAGGCGGGTCCGGTCACCGTGCTGCCGGGACCGCGCAGCGCGGCCGGGTCGGCGGCGGTCCAGGTGCCGCGGAAGGGGCTCGGGGTGCCGGTGAGCGTGGCGGCGGCGCGCCAGTCGGCCCCGCCGAGCGCGCCGGCGAGGACGGCGGCCTGGTCGGTGCCGCCCGAGCGGGGCTGGCCGGCGTCGACCTCCTGGACGGCGAGCACGTCGACGTCGAGGCCGTCGAGGGCGGCGGCCAGCCGCGGCGCGGTCAGGACCCGGCCGTCGCTGCCGCGGCCCGAGGCCATGTTGAGGGTGCCCACGCGCAGGGCGGCGCCGTCGGGCACCCGCGCGACGCTACCGGCGGCCCCGCACCCCCGCCGTCCGTCCTCCCTGACCGCAGCGCGTCCTCCCTGACCGTGGGCGCCCGGGGAGGACACCCCACGATCAGGTCACCTGATCGTGGCGCCGGGGGGCCCCGGCCGTGTCCTGCCCCGGCGCGCGGGCGCGGTTAGGTTGCTGGCATGAGCGCCCGCGACGACGTCTCGGAGACCTTCGACGACGCGGCGTGGCAGCCCGTCGACGGGTTCGACTTCGGCGACGTCACCTACCACCGCGCCGTCGACGCCGGCGTCGTCCGCATCGCCTTCGACCGGCCCGAGGTGCGCAACGCCTTCCGCCCGCAGACCGTCGACGAGCTCATCACCGCGCTGGAGCACGCCCGGCTGTCCACCGACGTCGGCTGCGTGCTGCTCACCGGCAACGGCCCGAGCCCGCGCGACGGCGGCTGGGCGTTCTGCTCCGGCGGCGACCAGCGGGTGCGCGGGCGGCACGGCTACGAGCACGAGAAGGGGCGCACCAGCGGCCGGCTGCACGTGCTCGAGGCGCAGCGGCTCATCCGGTTCATGCCGAAGGTGGTCGTCTGCGTCGTCCCCGGGTGGGCGGCAGGGGGCGGGCACAGCCTGCACGTCGTCTCCGACCTCACCCTGGCCAGCGCCGAGCACGCGCGGTTCAAGCAGACCGACGCCGACGTCGGCAGCTTCGACGGCGGCTTCGGCTCGGCCTACCTCGCCCGCCAGGTCGGCCAGAAGTTCGCCCGCGAGATCTTCTTCCTGGGCGACGAGTACTCCGCCGCCGACGCCCACCGCATGGGCATGGTCAACGCCGTCGTCCCGCACGCCGAGCTGGAGGCGACCGCGCTGGACTGGGGCCGGCGGATCGTGGCCAAGAGCCCGACCGCCCAGCGGATGCTCAAGTACTCGTTCAACCTGATCGACGACGGACTGGTCGGTCAGCAGCTGTTCGCCGGGGAGACCACCCGGCTGGCCTACACGGCCGAGGAGGCCGTGGAGGGACGGGACGCCTTCCTGGAGAAGCGCGACCCGGACTTCTCCCGCTTCCCCTGGCACGTCTGAGACACGACCCTCGAGGAGGTCGCTGTGATCGTCGAGGTGGTGACGGGCGCCGACGAGCGTCCCGAGGTGCGGGTCGTCGACGTCGACGACCTCGGGCGACTGCACCTGGCCCTCGGCCAGGTGACCGACGAGGAGGCCGACGCCGCACTGCGCGAGGCCGGACTCGGACGGCTGGAGGATGCCGACTCCGGCGTCCTGGACGCCGCGGCGCTGCGGGCCGCCGCCGAGTCGCAGGCCGGGTCGGAGGCGGGTGCGGGCGACTGGCCCCAGCGCTGGGAGGGCCTGCTGGAGACCGCCCGGGACCACGGCTGGGTCGTCGACGACGGCGCGGGGCTGCGCGTCCACGTCGAGAGCGCCGCCGGGGCCTGAACGCGGGGTCGCGGCGCCGCGTCGGGTGATCGGAGACCCCTTGTCGTTGTGGTGACTCCATCGAGAGGTCAAGATGAGACCGTGCACAACATGATGACGTGCGAACGGTTACGTTCGTGAGCGGCACTCCCGGGCGCCCGCTGAGCGCGGAGCTGTCCGAGCAACTGGTCGCGGTCGCCGTCGACATCCTCGCCGAGGAGGGCTGGGGACGGCTCAACAGCGACCGCGTCGCCGCCCGGGCCCGGGCGGGCAAGGCCGGCATCTACCGGCGCTGGGCGTCGATGTCGGCCCTGGCCCGTTCGGCCGTCGGGCGCTTCACGCTGGTCGGCGCGCCCGACGACGAGGGCTCGGTGCGCGGCGACCTCGCGGCCCTGGTCGCGTCGTGGCAGCGGCCGCTGACCCGCGAGGAGCGGGCCGTGGCCAGCATCGTCGGTGCCGCCCGGCACGACGAGGACCTGCGCGCCGGGCTCGACGCGGCGCTGGTGCGCCCGCTGACCGCGGTCGTCGAGGGCCTCGGCGCGCGCTGGGCCGAGCGGGACGAGGAGCCGGTGCCGGCCGAGCGGCTGGCCCTGCTGCGCTCGGTGCTCGAGGCCTTCTGGTGGCAGCGGCTGACCGCCGCCGGTGACGGCGCGATGGTCGCCGAGCACGTCGAGCAGGTCGTCGACGACGTCCTGCTGCCGATCGTGCTCCCCGCCGCGGTGCCCGTCCACCGCTGAGGCACCCGGGCCGGTCCCCCGGCTCGCGAGGCGCGCGTCCCCGGGGCGTGCGCCCCTGTGGCGTGTCCTGGACGCGCCGCCCGGCAGCCGGCCGGCCCGGTCAGCAGGCGCGCAGCGCCCCGGGCCGCACGGGGTCCTCGCCGGTGACGAACTGCTCCGTCACGTCGACCTCGAAGCGGGTGAGCAGCCGCGCGGCCAGCTCCCGGGCCGCCGCGGCCAGTGCGGGGACGTCCTCCGGCGCCGGCAGGGGATCGCGCGGCCCGGTGGCCAGCACCCGCGTGGTGGCCACCCACGTGGCCGCGACCAGGCCTGCGGTCACCGCCGGTCGCACGGGGCGCGGCGACTCCGCACCGGGACCGGTCCAGGCCTCCAGCAGCGCGGCCCGCACCCGGCCCTCGCACTCGTGCACCAGCTCCCGCTCGGCGGCCTGCAGTCCCGGCGAGGACCCCAGGACGGACACCACGCGGCGGCCCTCCGGGGTGGCCAGCCCCTCGACGTGGTCGCCGATGGCGCCGGCCAGGTGCTCGCGGAGCGCCCGGAGCGCCGGGACGCCGGCCGGCCGCTCCCGGACGGCGGCCTCCGGGGCCGACACCCACGGCGCCCGCCCGGACCAGTAGAGCTCCTCCTTGGTGGCGAAGTGGTTGAACACCGTCTGCACCGCCACGTCCGCCGTGGCCGCGACGTCGGCGATGGTCACGGTGTCGAAGCCGTGCTCGGCGAAGAGCCGCTGGGCCGTCTCGCGGACGTGCGCGCGGGTCAGTGCCTTCTTCTGCGCCCGGCGGGATTGCTCACTCACGGTAGAGACCATAGAGACGCTGTGCGCGCGGCCTGATCGGTGCAGGCGGGGTCGACCGCCGACGGGGCCGGCGGCCGCTCGTGCGGGCCGGCCGGGGTTCGGCTCCGGTGGGGCTGGGCAGTGCCCCCGCCGTGAACCCGCACCTGGTCGCCGTCCTCGACGTCGACGGCACGCTCGTCGACACCAACTACCAGCACGCGCTCGCCTGGTACCGCGCGTTCCGCTCGCTCGGCGAGACGTTCCCCGTCTGGCGGATCCACCGGCTCATCGGCATGGGCGGTGACCAGCTGGTCGGCGCCATCGGTGGTGAGGAGCTCGAGCGGCGGGTCGGCGAGCAGGCGCGTGAGCGCTGGGTCGAGGAGGTCGACGCGCTGATCGACGAGGTCGCGCCGCTGCCCGGTGCGCGCGACCTGCTCGCCGGTCTGCGCGAGCGCGGCCACCGGGTGGTGCTGGCCAGCTCGGGCAAGCCGCACCACGTGGACCACTACCTCGACCTGCTCGACGCCCGGGGCCTCGCCGAGGCCTGGACGACGAGTGGGGACGTCGAGGCGACCAAGCCCGCCCCTGACCTGCTCCAGGTGGCCCTGCGCAAGCTGGGCGAGCCGGAGGACGCGGCCAGCGCGCTGGTCGGGGACTCGGTGTGGGACGTGCAGGCCGCCGGGAACGCCGGCATGCCCGCCGTGGTCGTGCGCTCGGGCGGCTTCGGGGACGACGAGCTGCGCGAGGCCGGGGCAGTGGCCCTCTTCGACACCCCCGGCGACCTGCTCGCGGGCCTCGACGGGACGCCGCTGGCGTGAGCCTGCGGGTCGGCCTGGTCGGCGCCGGAGGGGTGGGCGCCCGCCACGGGCGCACGCTGACCGGCCTGGACGGCGTCGAGCTGGTGGGGGTCACCGACGCCGTCCCGCACGCGGCCGCCGCGCTGGCCGCCGAGCTGGGCGTGCCCGCCGTCGACGACGTCGGCCGGCTGCTCGGGTCGAGCCTGGACGCCGTCTGGCTGTGCGTGCCGCCGTTCGCCCACGGGGAGCTCGAGCTCACCGTGGTGCGGGCCGGCCTGCCGCTGTTCGTGGAGAAGCCGCTCGGCGCCGGGCGCGCCGTCGCCGAGGAGGTGGCCGCCGCCGTCGCCGACGCGGGGGTGCCGACGGCGACCGGCTACCACTGGCGGCACCTGGACACCGTGACCGCCGCCCGCGCGGTGTGCGCCGCCGCCCCGCCGCGGCTGGTCTCGGCCACCTGGCTGGACAAGGTGCCGCCCCCGGCCTGGTGGGCGCGCGCCGAGCGCTCGGGCGGGCAGGTCGTCGAGCAGGCCACCCACGTGCTCGACCTCGCCCGCCTGCTCGCCGGGGAGGTGGCCGAGGTGCAGGCCGTGGCGGCGCCGTCGTCGGCGGAGGGCCGGGACGTCGACGACGCCACGGCGGCGGTGCTCCGGTTCGCCTCCGGCGCGGTCGGCACCCTGACCGCGGCCTGCGCGCAGCCGGCCAAGACCCGCGCCGGCATCGAGCTGTCCTGCGCCGGCGCCGCCGTCGAGCTCACCGAGACCTCCCTGGCCGTGACCACGGCGGCCGGCACCGAGCGCTCCGAGCCCGCGGTCGACGCCCGCACCGCCGTCGACCGGGCCTTCGTCGACCTGCTGGTCGGCGGCACCCGCGCCGGGGGGCTGGTCGACTACGCCGAGGCGCTGCGCACCCACCGGCTGGCCGTCGCGATCGCCGAGTCCGCGCGCACCGGGGAGCCCGTGCGCCCCTGACCGGCCCGGCGGAGCACCTCGGCGTAGACCCGCTCGTAGGCCGCCGCCATGACGGCCGGGGCGAACCGCCGTCGCGCCTCCTCCGCGCAGGCCAGCGGGTCGATCCGGCCGATCCGGGCCAGCGCCGCGGTGAAGCCGGCCTCGTCGTGGGCCAGCAGCCCGGTGCGCCCGTCGTCGACCAGCGAGGGCAGGCAGCCGCGGGCCATGGCCACCACCGGTGTGCCGGCCGCCAGCGCCTCGCAGACCGCGGTCCCGCCGGGCTCCTCCCAGCGGATCGGGAACAGCACCGCCCGGGCGCGGCGCAGCAGGTCGGCCTTGCGCGCGCCGGCCACGCCGCCCACCCAGCGCGCCTGCTCGCCGTCGAGCAGCGGGTCGACGCACGCGCGGAACCAGGCGACGTCAGGGTGGGCCAGCGCCGGGTGCCCGGGCGTGGCCAGGGCGGCGTCGAGGGCGGCGCGGTCGGGCAGGGGGCCGACCGGACCGGCGAGGACGAGCGGGACCCCGGCGGCGCGGCAGGCGCGCACGGCGGTGTCGGTGCCCTTGAGCTCGCACAGCCGCGACAGCACGAGCACGGCGTCGTCGCGCTCCTCGCGCGGCAGCGGCGGCGGCCCGTCGACCGGCACCGCCAGCGGGACGGCGGCCAGGGTCTGCCGGCGCAGCCGGTCCGGGCCCCGGGTCACCTGGCTGTCGGAGACGCCGGCGAAGAACACCCGGCCGCGGCCGTCGAAGCGCTCGTAGAAGTCGGCGTTGCGGTGCAGGTCCCAGTGCAGGGTCTGCAGCACCGGGGGCGCGGCCGGGCCGAGCGCGCCGAGCACCGCCGGGCCGACGACCTCGAGGTGGGTGTGCACCAGGTCGAAGGGCTCCCCGGCGGCCGTGGCCGCGGTGACGGCGTCGGCGACCGCCAGCGCGTGCGCGTGCGCCACCCCCACGACCTGGGAGTAGGGGGCGCCGAGTGAGTCGAAGCGGCCGCCGGGGAAGGCGCTGACCAGGCCGTCGACGGGCAGCGTCGAGTCCCCGGAGGCGGCCAGGACGACGGTGTGGCCGCGGGCGCGCAGCTCGGTGACGAGCGTGGCGACGACGTTCTCCAGGCCGCCGTAGCCCTCCGGCGGGACGGGCAGCCAGGGACCGGCGTCCACCAGCAGCCTCACCGGCGGCGCCCCTGCGCGCCGGCCGCCGCCCGCACCGTCTGCATGGGCGGCCGCTCGGTGACGCCGACGTCCCAGCTCACCGCCTCCACGCCGTCGCCGGTGCGCAGGAACTGCAGCAGGTCCGGGGCCGGCGCGCCGCCGCGCGGGAGCCGGGCCATCGCCGTCTGCAGGATCTGCCCGGCCATGCGGCCCAGTGCGGCGTCGGACTGGTGGCCGTGGCGGCGGGAGCCGAGGTCGACCTGCGCCAGCGCGTCGACACCGGCCAGCGCGGCCAGGTCGACCAGCAGGCCGAACTCGACGCCGTAGCCGGAGAAGAACGGCACCTGCTCGAGCAGCTCGCGGCGGCCGGCGTACTCGCCCGAGAGCGGCTGGACGAACCCGGCCAGCTGCGGCCAGAACGCGTTGAGCAGCGGCCGGGCGACCAGCTCGGTCACCCGCCCGCCGCCGGAGGGGACGATCCCCTCGGTCGTGGACAGCGGGCGGTCGTAGAGCGCCTTGACGTAGCCGATGCCCGGCTCGGTGAGCAGCGGGCCCAGCAGGCCGACGACGAACTGCGGGTCGAAGCCGACCAGGTCGGCGTCGACGAAGACGACGAGGTCGCCGCTGGTGGCCGCCAGTCCCTTCCACAGCGCCTCGCCTTTGCCCGGCACCCGGCCGTGGGCGGGCAGGACGGTGGCGACGTCGACGACGCGCGCACCGGCGTCCGCGGCGACCGCGGCGGTGCGGTCGGCCGACCCGCTGTCGACGACGACCACCTCGTCGACCAGCGGCGCGCGCAGCACGAGCTCCTCGCGGATCGTGGTGACGATCGCGCCGACGGTGGCCTCCTCGTCGAGCGCCGGCAGCACGACGCTGACCGTGGTCCCCTGGGCGCTCCGGGCGGCGGCCAGCTCGGCTGCCGACCACGTGGCGGCGGAGAAGGTGCGCCGGCGCAGCCAGCGGTGGACGTCAGGGCGCACGGGCTGTTCCCCCTGGTCAGGCGCCGGCTCCACTGCGCGGCGCGGGTCCCCCGGCGCGACAGCATGCCGTACGGGACGTCGTCCGTGCGGAGAGCGCGCACCCCGTCCGTGGGCAGCGTCCTCCTCGGTGCGTGAGCGTCGCCGTCACCTTGCGCAGGGTCACGCCGCGTCCGTGTGGGGGACCGCCCCGGCCACGGACCGTGAGGTCCTCAGACGGCGCCGGCGCGGTCGGCCCGGTACTCCGCGACGCCGACCATCGGCGGCCGCTCGTCGACGGCCACGGACGTGCTGACCGGGACGAACCCACCGCCGCCGTCGCTGCGGAACTGGGTGAGCAGCCCGCCGGCGTCGGCGCGGACGCCGGGGACGCGCGAGAGCACCGCCGACACCACCTGGCCGGCCATCCGGCCGAGCGCCTCCTGGTCCTGCGAGGTGTGCCGGCGGACGCCGAGGTCCACCTGCGCCAGGCCGGGCAGGCCGAGCAGCCCCAGCAGGTCGACC
This region of Geodermatophilus bullaregiensis genomic DNA includes:
- a CDS encoding TetR/AcrR family transcriptional regulator, whose product is MSEQSRRAQKKALTRAHVRETAQRLFAEHGFDTVTIADVAATADVAVQTVFNHFATKEELYWSGRAPWVSAPEAAVRERPAGVPALRALREHLAGAIGDHVEGLATPEGRRVVSVLGSSPGLQAAERELVHECEGRVRAALLEAWTGPGAESPRPVRPAVTAGLVAATWVATTRVLATGPRDPLPAPEDVPALAAAARELAARLLTRFEVDVTEQFVTGEDPVRPGALRAC
- a CDS encoding HAD family hydrolase, producing MNPHLVAVLDVDGTLVDTNYQHALAWYRAFRSLGETFPVWRIHRLIGMGGDQLVGAIGGEELERRVGEQARERWVEEVDALIDEVAPLPGARDLLAGLRERGHRVVLASSGKPHHVDHYLDLLDARGLAEAWTTSGDVEATKPAPDLLQVALRKLGEPEDAASALVGDSVWDVQAAGNAGMPAVVVRSGGFGDDELREAGAVALFDTPGDLLAGLDGTPLA
- a CDS encoding Gfo/Idh/MocA family protein, which produces MSLRVGLVGAGGVGARHGRTLTGLDGVELVGVTDAVPHAAAALAAELGVPAVDDVGRLLGSSLDAVWLCVPPFAHGELELTVVRAGLPLFVEKPLGAGRAVAEEVAAAVADAGVPTATGYHWRHLDTVTAARAVCAAAPPRLVSATWLDKVPPPAWWARAERSGGQVVEQATHVLDLARLLAGEVAEVQAVAAPSSAEGRDVDDATAAVLRFASGAVGTLTAACAQPAKTRAGIELSCAGAAVELTETSLAVTTAAGTERSEPAVDARTAVDRAFVDLLVGGTRAGGLVDYAEALRTHRLAVAIAESARTGEPVRP
- a CDS encoding glycosyltransferase codes for the protein MRLLVDAGPWLPVPPEGYGGLENVVATLVTELRARGHTVVLAASGDSTLPVDGLVSAFPGGRFDSLGAPYSQVVGVAHAHALAVADAVTAATAAGEPFDLVHTHLEVVGPAVLGALGPAAPPVLQTLHWDLHRNADFYERFDGRGRVFFAGVSDSQVTRGPDRLRRQTLAAVPLAVPVDGPPPLPREERDDAVLVLSRLCELKGTDTAVRACRAAGVPLVLAGPVGPLPDRAALDAALATPGHPALAHPDVAWFRACVDPLLDGEQARWVGGVAGARKADLLRRARAVLFPIRWEEPGGTAVCEALAAGTPVVAMARGCLPSLVDDGRTGLLAHDEAGFTAALARIGRIDPLACAEEARRRFAPAVMAAAYERVYAEVLRRAGQGRTGSPVRADSAIATASRWVRSASA
- a CDS encoding glucosyl-3-phosphoglycerate synthase, whose product is MRPDVHRWLRRRTFSAATWSAAELAAARSAQGTTVSVVLPALDEEATVGAIVTTIREELVLRAPLVDEVVVVDSGSADRTAAVAADAGARVVDVATVLPAHGRVPGKGEALWKGLAATSGDLVVFVDADLVGFDPQFVVGLLGPLLTEPGIGYVKALYDRPLSTTEGIVPSGGGRVTELVARPLLNAFWPQLAGFVQPLSGEYAGRRELLEQVPFFSGYGVEFGLLVDLAALAGVDALAQVDLGSRRHGHQSDAALGRMAGQILQTAMARLPRGGAPAPDLLQFLRTGDGVEAVSWDVGVTERPPMQTVRAAAGAQGRRR